In one Silene latifolia isolate original U9 population chromosome 10, ASM4854445v1, whole genome shotgun sequence genomic region, the following are encoded:
- the LOC141607267 gene encoding uncharacterized protein LOC141607267, whose product MEVDMGNVEAAGVMRGEQGQWTKPEQGFVKLNIDAGVKEGWGMGVGVVCRGNNGEVVWGLSEHRREELEPKLAESMAILEGIKEARSRGHSNIIIESDCKSVIDALKKKEHGQSDFHLILDDIFYFCSAFNSVIWSFVSRKLNSVAHELAHYSSSEIGRQVWDSLLPEQVMSLVTRNINEMR is encoded by the coding sequence ATGGAGGTGGATATGGGAAACGTGGAGGCAGCAGGGGTCATGCGGGGTGAGCAGGGGCAGTGGACGAAACCAGAACAGGGGTTCGTGAAGTTGAATATAGATGCGGGGGTGAAGGAAGGTTGGGGAATGGGTGTAGGAGTGGTATGCAGAGGTAATAATGGTGAGGTGGTGTGGGGCTTATCGGAGCATAGGAGGGAGGAGCTGGAACCAAAGCTTGCGGAGTCCATGGCGATTCTCGAAGGCATTAAAGAGGCGAGGAGCAGGGGACATTCGAATATAATCATCGAGAGCGATTGCAAATCGGTGATCGACGCGTTAAAGAAGAAGGAGCACGGCCAGAGTGATTTCCATTTGATTTTAGATgacattttctatttttgttcTGCTTTTAATTCCGTTATTTGGTCTTTTGTTAGTCGGAAACTCAATAGTGTAGCTCATGAGCTTGCCCATTATAGTTCGTCTGAAATAGGTAGGCAAGTTTGGGATAGTTTATTACCCGAACAAGTTATGTCGTTGGTTACTCGTAATATTAATGAGATGAGGTAA
- the LOC141605344 gene encoding uncharacterized protein LOC141605344, translated as MENPISQIADWDWEEVVLPPSSPSSTAVHGGPHGGVIRSDYFSPDYPEGDVVEDEDEEGKGSESDNPSWVDPTDIPVAAAVVNSGGSSSSDDDSGGRSLIEPHSECCGCGHGLGLGEIGGNSDSGAVEELGFSEEEEKEEEKEEEKRVVVWWKVPLEVIRYCVFRVSPVWSLSMAAAALMGFVILRRRYLYKLKSKALGIHLNVAVDDKKVSQFMSRAARLNEAFSVVKRVPIIRPALPAPGMAPWPVMSLR; from the exons atggaaaatccaaTTTCACAAATTGCTGACTGGGACTGGGAAGAGGTAGTACTTCCCCCATCCTCCCCTTCTTCTACCGCCGTCCACGGCGGCCCCCACGGTGGCGTTATTCGGTCCGACTACTTCTCCCCTGATTACCCCGAAGGGGACGTCGTTGAAGACGAAGATGAAGAAGGGAAAGGGAGCGAGTCGGATAATCCGAGTTGGGTGGACCCGACTGATATCCCCGTCGCAGCCGCCGTCGTCAACAGCGGCGGAAGCTCGTCTTCCGATGATGATTCCGGTGGGCGTAGCTTAATTGAGCCTCACTCTGAGTGTTGCGGTTGCGGTCACGGTCTAGGGTTAGGGGAAATTGGGGGAAATAGTGATAGTGGTGCGgttgaagaattagggttttcagaAGAAGAGGAGAAGGAAGAGGAAAAGGAGGAGGAGAAGAGGGTGGTGGTATGGTGGAAGGTGCCATTAGAGGTGATTAGGTATTGTGTGTTTAGGGTTAGTCCAGTTTGGTCTTTATCAATGGCGGCTGCTGCTTTAATGGGTTTTGTTATTTTACGGAGGCGGTATTTGTATAAATTGAAGAGTAAGGCTCTTGGTATTCACCTTAATGTCGCCGTTGATGATAAG AAGGTATCTCAGTTCATGAGCCGGGCAGCACGTCTGAACGAAGCATTTTCAGTGGTGAAACGGGTACCCATTATACGGCCAGCATTACCTGCACCTGGAATGGCTCCATGGCCAGTTATGAGCTTGAGATAG